In Kaistia defluvii, one genomic interval encodes:
- a CDS encoding M16 family metallopeptidase codes for MANLLARLGLAFIGLVILAPASQAIEIQRVVSPGGIEAWLVEDYAVPIVAVNFAFSGGTSQDPADRPGLANMLSGLLDEGAGDLDSKAFQAKLNDLSIGLSFDAGRDDFFGTLKTLEENKDEAFSMLALSLQKPRFDAEPIERIRAQIQVSINESKKDPESVASATIRATAYPGHPYAQPPEGTVESIAAISADDLKNYRERIFARDHLNVAVVGAIDAKSVGAMLDKVFGPLPAKGKLTDIPDTIPKGGTAEVDMPNPQTVITFGGPGPRRDAPDFMAAFVANHILGGGTFSSRLYEEVRERRGLAYSVGTMMLPFRHSAAISGNTATRADRVDETVGLIKSEMARMAKDGPTEEELAKAKSFLVGSYALRFDSSSKIARQLLAIQLDNLGIDYINKRNDMVDAVTLDEVKQASQKYFTDGTSLIVRVGPHDKS; via the coding sequence ATGGCAAACCTACTGGCACGGCTCGGCCTCGCTTTCATCGGGCTGGTGATACTGGCTCCGGCGAGCCAGGCGATCGAGATCCAGCGCGTCGTCAGCCCCGGCGGCATCGAGGCATGGCTCGTGGAAGACTATGCGGTGCCGATCGTCGCGGTGAACTTCGCCTTTTCCGGCGGCACCTCGCAGGACCCGGCCGACCGGCCCGGCCTCGCCAACATGCTCTCCGGCCTGCTCGACGAGGGCGCCGGCGACCTGGACAGCAAGGCGTTCCAGGCCAAGCTCAACGACCTCTCGATCGGGCTTTCCTTCGACGCCGGCCGCGATGACTTCTTCGGCACGTTGAAGACGCTGGAGGAGAACAAGGACGAGGCCTTCTCTATGCTCGCCCTGTCGCTGCAGAAGCCTCGTTTCGATGCCGAGCCGATCGAGCGCATCCGCGCCCAGATCCAGGTGAGCATCAACGAGTCCAAGAAGGATCCGGAATCGGTCGCCAGCGCCACGATCCGCGCCACGGCCTATCCCGGCCACCCCTATGCCCAGCCGCCGGAAGGGACGGTTGAGAGCATCGCCGCCATTTCGGCCGACGATCTGAAGAACTACCGCGAGCGGATCTTCGCCCGCGATCATCTGAACGTCGCCGTCGTCGGCGCGATCGACGCCAAGAGCGTCGGCGCGATGCTGGACAAGGTGTTCGGACCGCTGCCGGCCAAGGGCAAGCTGACCGACATCCCCGACACGATCCCCAAGGGCGGCACGGCGGAAGTCGACATGCCGAATCCGCAGACGGTGATCACCTTTGGAGGCCCGGGTCCGCGTCGCGACGCGCCGGACTTCATGGCTGCCTTCGTCGCCAACCACATTCTGGGCGGCGGCACCTTCTCGTCCCGTCTGTATGAAGAGGTGCGCGAGCGCCGTGGCCTGGCCTATTCTGTCGGCACCATGATGCTGCCGTTCCGCCACTCCGCCGCCATCTCCGGCAACACCGCCACCCGCGCCGACCGCGTGGACGAGACGGTGGGGCTGATCAAGAGCGAGATGGCCCGGATGGCCAAGGACGGCCCGACCGAGGAGGAACTCGCCAAGGCGAAGAGCTTCCTGGTCGGCTCCTACGCGCTGCGCTTCGACTCCTCGTCCAAGATCGCCCGCCAGCTGCTGGCCATCCAGCTCGACAATCTGGGGATCGACTACATCAACAAGCGCAACGACATGGTGGATGCGGTGACGCTCGACGAGGTCAAGCAGGCCTCGCAGAAGTACTTCACCGACGGCACCAGCCTCATCGTCCGCGTC